In Cryptomeria japonica chromosome 10, Sugi_1.0, whole genome shotgun sequence, a genomic segment contains:
- the LOC131059848 gene encoding uncharacterized protein LOC131059848 produces MASNSAFDSDSTSGSHLVGNRPFGSHDPTWKYGMVGSVERPTEQVAIAPNLPRECDVDMQGIMGSSYRPHLCSPSSSSRLSRAREAQSSLEASEWSKEVYKKADEAIAKFFIYCNLPFSATRSPYWEDFVTAVTSAGEGFKAPSSRDLSGRMLQDAVEDAKQAVEDQKKQWQKFGCTILLDWWINGRNHTLLNFLVGSNDELVFLKSIDASSIIHNAENLSLVLEEVVLELGVQNVVQVVTKNAAAYAVAGRLLQERHPTLFWTPCVGHCLDLLLEDIGKIDWVRPIVEEASDIKKYIYNHLWVFNSMKDYTKGLVRSGASRSVTNFLTVQSISSLLTPLKQMFVSQAWLESPYSKNVDAERVARIVFDDVFANRAIEILKVTEPLVRLLCLVDMEKNSMGYIYEAMRRAKEAIQNYFKEDANRFAPIWEIIDQRWNNQLPQPFHAAGVLPQPQVFLL; encoded by the exons ATGGCATCCAACTCTGCATTTGATTCAGACTCAACAAGTGGAAGTCATCTTGTTGGAAATAGACCCTTTGGAAGTCATGATCCTACTTGGAAATATGGAATGGTTGGATCGGTAGAGAGGCCTACGGAACAAGTAGCCATTGCACCTAATTTGCCAAGAGAATGTGATGTGGATATGCAAGGCATTATGGGCTCTAGTTACCGTCCACATTTATGTAGCCCATCCTCTTCATCTAGATTGAGTAGAGCTCGAGAAGCACAATCTTCATTGGAAGCTTCAGAGTGGAGCAAGGAGGTGTATAAAAAAGCAGATGAGGCAATTgcaaaattttttatttattgcAACCTTCCATTCAGTGCGACTAGGAGCCCATATTGGGAGGATTTCGTGACAGCAGTGACAAGTGCAGGGGAAGGGTTCAAGGCCCCCTCTTCAAGAGATTTAAGTGGCAGGATGCTCCAAGATGCTGTTGAAGATGCAAAACAAGCTGTGGAAGATCAAAAGAAGCAATGGCAAAAGTTTGGATGCACAATTCTTTTAGATTGGTGGATAAATGGAAGGAACCACACCCTTCTCAATTTTCTAGTGGGTTCAAATGATGAGTTAGTTTTTTTGAAGTCAATTGATGCCTCTAGCATAATACATAATGCAGAAAATTTGAGCTTGGTGTTGGAGGAGGTTGTTTTAGAGTTGGGTGtacaaaatgttgtccaagttgtTACTAAAAATGCAGCAGCATATGCGGTGGCTGGAAGATTGCTTCAAGAGAGGCATCCAACACTTTTTTGGACTCCTTGTGTAGGTCAttgccttgaccttcttttggaggatatAGGCAAAATTGATTGGGTGAGACCAATCGTAGAAGAAGCAAgtgatataaaaaaatatatttataatcatcTGTGGGTTTTTAACTCGATGAAAGATTACACCAAGGGGCTTGTGCGATCGGGTGCTTCAAGGTCTGTGACTAATTTTCTAACAGTGCAAAGTATTTCTAGTCTATTGACTCCTTTGAAGCAGATGTTTGTGAGTCAAGCATGGTTAGAATCGCCTTATTCAAAGAACGTTGATGCAGAAAGGGTCGCAAGAAtagtttttgatgatgtttttgcaAATAGAGCTATAGAGATTCTCAAG GTAACAGAGCCACTTGTGAGGCTTTTGTGTTTGGTGGATATGGAGAAAAATTCAATGGGATATATTTATGAGGCCATGcgtagggccaaagaggccatccAAAACTATTTCAAGGAGGATGCCAATAGATTTGCccctatttgggagatcattgatcaGAGGTGGAATAATCAACTCCCTCAACCCTTTCATGCAGCGGGGGTACTACCTCAACCCCAAGTTTTTCTTCTCTGA